The Achromobacter deleyi genome has a window encoding:
- a CDS encoding carbohydrate-binding family V/XII produces the protein MVCLSRLRRLHSWSSSFHAPARISARRTRLARAVASLAAGTSLALAGVAQAQTQTPPQAATPSQSQPADSQADAARSLQWPRSFNAPDGTRVELYQPQIDTWTADRITGRMAVAVGTAKGSPTYGVADFSARADVNKPAGLVHLSDIRVERVQVPTAPQEADKLRALLEGRLPAKGVVTRLDALQLSYTLSQDNPATKTVAVNNAPPRIVYRTVPTVLVLVDGPPAWAELPEAQGWRRVINTRALILGDSAGRHYLQAAGHWYEAASVEGPWKALAQPSSALLAAADAARRKAAPDPLMPHGGKPPQRAPAIEVSTVPAELLVTVGQAELRPVPETSLLSVANADHALFMNPGDNRYYLLVSGRWFRSAKLEGPWSYVPGKDLPRDFSRIPPRDPQAGVLVSVPGTPQAKEALIASTIPQTATVSRKGTALQVDYAGGSPMMRPIEGTSLHYAANSQVPVILADGRYYALSRAVWFVSDSPTGPWRVADHVPAAIYAIPANSPLHYVTYVQIYGSTPQSVVFGYSPGYMGVVVAPDGTVVYGTGYAYPPVIVQNSWVGYPPSYGYDAAFDSAAGFAFGFVAAETWGGAAPYWGPYWGAPYWGGVNVNQVDVYGAWGGSGVVTHAAGWNGWTGTEWQGTHAEGYNPQTGAAFEGTRGAAYNEYTGNAAAGRRGAYTDPVTGASGAGRAGVVSNDDGQWAAGRQDVRTNPNTGRTTASSATATGTAGQGPDSVDRRGATYNRNTDSGMAWNNGNVYADHNGNVYEHTDNGWQQHTSSGWQSVQPGAQSGSSYLNSQRQARDFSDQRTGAMEGGGWQGHGMGGRSFGGGGFGGFRGGGGFRR, from the coding sequence ATGGTTTGCCTGTCCCGATTGCGGCGTTTGCATTCCTGGTCTTCAAGCTTTCATGCCCCCGCGCGCATCTCCGCGCGCCGCACGCGCCTGGCTCGCGCCGTGGCCAGCCTGGCGGCCGGGACCAGCCTGGCGCTTGCGGGCGTTGCGCAGGCCCAGACTCAGACCCCGCCGCAGGCCGCGACGCCATCGCAATCGCAACCCGCTGATTCCCAGGCCGATGCCGCGCGCTCGCTGCAATGGCCCCGCAGCTTCAACGCGCCGGACGGGACGCGGGTGGAACTGTATCAGCCGCAGATCGATACCTGGACCGCGGACCGCATCACCGGCCGCATGGCGGTGGCGGTCGGCACTGCCAAGGGCAGCCCCACCTACGGCGTGGCGGATTTTTCCGCTCGGGCCGACGTCAACAAGCCGGCCGGGCTGGTGCATCTGTCGGACATCCGGGTCGAGCGAGTGCAGGTGCCGACGGCCCCGCAAGAGGCCGACAAGTTGCGCGCTCTGCTCGAAGGCCGCCTGCCCGCCAAGGGCGTGGTCACGCGGCTTGATGCGCTGCAATTGAGCTACACACTGTCCCAGGACAATCCCGCCACCAAGACCGTGGCGGTGAATAATGCGCCGCCGCGCATCGTCTACCGGACCGTGCCTACCGTTCTGGTGCTGGTGGACGGACCGCCCGCGTGGGCCGAGCTGCCCGAAGCGCAGGGCTGGCGCCGGGTGATCAACACGCGCGCCCTGATACTGGGCGACAGCGCCGGCCGCCACTACCTGCAGGCGGCGGGGCATTGGTATGAGGCGGCCAGCGTCGAGGGGCCCTGGAAGGCCCTTGCGCAGCCTTCCTCCGCGCTGCTTGCCGCCGCCGACGCGGCGCGCCGCAAGGCCGCGCCGGATCCCTTGATGCCGCATGGCGGCAAGCCGCCGCAGCGCGCGCCGGCCATCGAGGTTTCCACGGTCCCGGCCGAACTGCTGGTGACCGTCGGGCAGGCCGAATTGCGGCCGGTGCCGGAAACCTCGCTGCTGTCGGTGGCCAACGCCGATCATGCCTTGTTCATGAACCCGGGCGACAACCGCTACTACCTGCTGGTGTCGGGTCGCTGGTTCCGCAGCGCCAAGCTCGAGGGTCCCTGGTCGTATGTGCCGGGCAAGGACCTGCCGCGCGACTTCTCGCGGATTCCGCCGCGCGATCCCCAGGCGGGGGTGTTGGTGTCGGTGCCGGGTACGCCTCAAGCCAAGGAGGCGCTCATCGCCTCGACGATTCCCCAGACCGCGACGGTATCGCGCAAGGGGACGGCGCTGCAGGTCGACTATGCCGGGGGCTCGCCGATGATGCGGCCGATCGAAGGCACGTCGCTGCACTACGCGGCCAACTCGCAGGTGCCCGTGATCCTGGCGGATGGCCGCTACTACGCCTTGTCGCGCGCCGTGTGGTTCGTGTCGGACTCGCCCACCGGCCCCTGGCGCGTGGCCGACCACGTGCCGGCCGCCATCTACGCCATTCCAGCGAATTCGCCATTGCATTACGTGACCTACGTGCAGATCTACGGCTCGACTCCGCAAAGCGTGGTGTTCGGCTATTCCCCCGGATACATGGGCGTGGTGGTCGCGCCGGACGGCACGGTGGTCTACGGCACGGGTTATGCGTATCCGCCGGTGATTGTGCAAAATTCCTGGGTAGGCTATCCCCCCAGCTATGGCTACGACGCGGCCTTCGACTCCGCGGCCGGCTTCGCCTTCGGGTTCGTCGCGGCGGAAACCTGGGGCGGCGCGGCCCCTTACTGGGGACCCTATTGGGGCGCGCCTTACTGGGGCGGCGTCAATGTGAACCAGGTGGATGTGTATGGCGCCTGGGGCGGGTCCGGCGTGGTCACGCACGCGGCCGGCTGGAACGGCTGGACGGGCACCGAGTGGCAGGGCACCCATGCCGAGGGCTACAACCCCCAGACCGGCGCGGCGTTTGAAGGCACGCGCGGCGCGGCCTACAACGAGTACACGGGCAACGCCGCCGCGGGGCGGCGGGGCGCCTACACCGATCCGGTCACGGGCGCGTCGGGCGCAGGCAGGGCGGGCGTCGTCTCCAATGACGATGGCCAATGGGCGGCGGGCCGCCAGGACGTGCGCACGAATCCGAACACGGGCCGCACCACCGCCTCTTCCGCCACGGCGACCGGCACGGCGGGGCAGGGGCCGGACAGCGTGGACCGGCGCGGCGCCACCTACAACCGCAACACGGACAGCGGCATGGCCTGGAACAACGGCAATGTGTATGCCGACCACAACGGCAATGTCTACGAGCACACCGATAACGGTTGGCAGCAGCACACGTCCTCGGGCTGGCAATCGGTTCAGCCCGGCGCGCAGTCGGGCTCAAGCTACCTGAACTCCCAGCGCCAGGCGCGCGATTTTTCCGACCAGCGCACGGGTGCAATGGAGGGGGGCGGCTGGCAAGGCCACGGCATGGGGGGTCGCAGTTTCGGCGGCGGCGGCTTCGGTGGATTCCGGGGCGGCGGCGGGTTCCGCCGCTGA
- a CDS encoding GntR family transcriptional regulator, whose product MSKVNHTDTVREALIAKLTYGEYMPGHTFKLRELMEDEAFQGMSQTPIREALLQLVAKDILIGQRGFSVRVPIPSVEHLTEVRAIRTKLEVMAALQTLDDWTPKQIAQLEKFHQGLVKAKARGDARGQLKQNALFHMALCRMEEKSYLKTMIQTLWAITGPSVGFLYEKGSPSIFSGTHPHEDILVALKTGNALLLESALIRDLSSSGTKIMEVLHQKLSPEALTVQPFKKMELVRDRQRVGRQLQQVE is encoded by the coding sequence ATGTCCAAAGTCAATCACACGGATACCGTTCGGGAAGCGCTGATCGCCAAGCTCACCTATGGCGAATACATGCCCGGCCATACCTTCAAGCTGCGCGAGCTGATGGAAGACGAAGCGTTTCAGGGCATGAGCCAGACCCCGATCCGTGAGGCGCTGCTGCAGCTGGTGGCCAAGGACATCCTGATCGGTCAGCGGGGTTTCAGCGTGCGGGTGCCCATTCCTTCCGTCGAGCACCTCACGGAAGTACGCGCCATCCGCACCAAGCTCGAAGTCATGGCCGCCCTGCAAACCCTGGACGACTGGACGCCGAAGCAGATTGCCCAGCTGGAAAAGTTCCACCAGGGCCTGGTGAAGGCCAAGGCCCGCGGCGATGCGCGCGGCCAGCTCAAGCAAAACGCGCTTTTCCACATGGCCTTGTGCCGCATGGAAGAGAAGTCCTACCTCAAGACCATGATCCAGACGCTGTGGGCCATCACCGGCCCCAGCGTGGGCTTCCTGTACGAAAAGGGTTCACCCTCCATCTTCAGCGGCACTCATCCGCATGAGGACATACTCGTGGCGCTCAAGACCGGAAATGCCCTGCTGCTGGAAAGCGCACTGATCCGTGATCTTTCCAGCTCCGGCACCAAGATCATGGAAGTGCTGCACCAGAAGCTCAGTCCGGAAGCGCTGACCGTGCAGCCCTTCAAGAAAATGGAACTGGTGCGCGATCGCCAGCGCGTGGGCCGGCAATTGCAGCAGGTCGAATAG
- a CDS encoding tripartite tricarboxylate transporter substrate binding protein, with the protein MTTRRVLFALAAMAAAGLMPLAAGAQQSVNYPERELNMYVNYGAGGNTDVAARGLARGMENILKKPVVVQNRAGAQGTLGVSQLAKQKADGYTFGIVTYSTISITPHLMKVDYTADSFDFVAGVGRFKYGVAVRADSPYKTLDDLVKASKEGKGVFFGAPSAPNNIAMYELGRKTGGKFEQVSYKSGAETVSALLGGQVDVIVQNPSDIIPHVNSGKMRMLASASPMRWTEMPDIPTMKELGYDVEVDSWLGLAFPKGVDKDVRDKLERVAMSALKSPETSQVFILGGMEPVAVDGAAYRKMLIEGREFMGQAIKAANIPTNQ; encoded by the coding sequence ATGACTACGAGACGAGTCCTTTTTGCGCTGGCCGCCATGGCGGCCGCCGGCTTGATGCCTTTAGCCGCGGGTGCGCAGCAATCGGTGAACTACCCCGAACGCGAGTTGAACATGTACGTGAACTACGGCGCGGGCGGCAACACCGATGTGGCTGCCCGCGGCCTGGCCCGGGGCATGGAGAACATTCTGAAGAAGCCCGTGGTCGTACAGAACCGTGCCGGCGCGCAAGGCACGCTGGGCGTGTCGCAGCTGGCCAAGCAAAAAGCCGACGGCTACACCTTTGGCATCGTGACCTACTCCACCATCTCCATCACGCCTCACTTGATGAAGGTGGACTACACGGCCGACAGCTTCGACTTCGTCGCGGGCGTGGGCCGCTTCAAGTACGGCGTGGCCGTGCGCGCCGATTCGCCGTACAAGACGCTGGACGATCTGGTGAAGGCCAGCAAGGAAGGCAAGGGAGTTTTCTTTGGCGCGCCCTCGGCCCCCAACAATATCGCCATGTATGAACTGGGGCGCAAGACCGGTGGCAAGTTTGAGCAGGTCAGCTACAAGTCCGGCGCCGAAACCGTGTCGGCGTTGCTCGGCGGCCAGGTCGATGTCATTGTGCAGAATCCTTCGGACATCATCCCTCACGTGAATTCCGGAAAGATGCGCATGCTTGCCAGCGCCAGCCCCATGCGCTGGACCGAAATGCCCGACATCCCCACGATGAAGGAGCTGGGCTATGACGTGGAAGTGGACTCGTGGCTGGGGCTGGCCTTTCCCAAGGGCGTGGACAAGGACGTGCGCGACAAGCTGGAGCGCGTGGCCATGAGCGCCTTGAAATCGCCCGAGACGTCCCAGGTTTTCATCCTGGGCGGCATGGAACCCGTGGCGGTGGACGGCGCAGCCTATCGCAAGATGTTGATCGAGGGCCGCGAGTTCATGGGCCAGGCCATCAAGGCGGCCAACATTCCCACCAACCAGTGA
- a CDS encoding SDR family oxidoreductase: MISSGKLALVTGGTRGIGLASGIELLRQGNTVVLTGRSGSVDGEIPAQFKSRVHVMQLDMEQTDTFEPFVRKLAADLGAIDILVNNAGVSLKNAQGHSHGVLSSTAEEFDETMRINALAPMLLTQQVLPGMREKRWGRIVNVASLAGRSKSAVSGPAYMMSKAALLAWTRAVALEMAPCGITCNSIAPGRVLTKMAMQGGDEVNARIAQAIPAGRIGQPEEVAYAVAMLCTDAAAFTTGACLDINGGVFMN; encoded by the coding sequence ATGATTTCATCAGGAAAACTGGCGCTGGTCACGGGTGGCACCCGCGGCATCGGCCTGGCCAGTGGCATCGAACTGCTGCGCCAGGGGAACACGGTGGTGCTGACCGGCCGCTCCGGCAGTGTGGACGGCGAGATCCCCGCGCAATTCAAGAGCCGGGTCCATGTCATGCAGCTGGACATGGAGCAGACCGATACGTTCGAGCCCTTTGTGCGGAAACTGGCAGCGGACCTGGGTGCGATCGACATCCTGGTCAACAACGCCGGCGTGAGCCTGAAGAACGCGCAAGGTCATTCCCATGGCGTGCTGAGTTCAACCGCCGAGGAATTCGACGAGACGATGCGCATCAATGCGCTGGCGCCCATGCTGCTGACGCAGCAGGTCCTACCCGGCATGCGGGAGAAGCGCTGGGGCCGCATCGTCAATGTCGCCTCGCTGGCCGGGCGCAGCAAGAGCGCGGTTTCGGGCCCGGCCTACATGATGAGCAAGGCGGCGCTGCTGGCCTGGACTCGTGCCGTGGCGCTGGAAATGGCGCCTTGCGGCATCACGTGCAATTCGATCGCGCCAGGGCGCGTGCTGACGAAGATGGCCATGCAGGGCGGCGACGAAGTCAATGCGCGCATTGCGCAAGCCATTCCGGCCGGCCGCATAGGCCAGCCCGAAGAGGTTGCCTATGCGGTGGCGATGCTCTGCACCGATGCCGCGGCTTTCACGACGGGGGCCTGCCTGGATATCAACGGCGGCGTCTTCATGAACTGA
- a CDS encoding Bug family tripartite tricarboxylate transporter substrate binding protein, with amino-acid sequence MRLKAMARAVAMSLLSGAALQAHAQADYPVRPIELSVPYGAGGATDVMARKFATFLEKELGQTIVVLNRPGAQGTLQMNQLSKARPDGYSLGVAGYNALTYTVQRMSKPPFTVDDFTYFGEIGTFSYGLVVPSQSSIKNMDDYIAASKQPQGITYGVTGAPNNIPYATLKKTTGGTFEEVNYKSGLEAATAAAGNHVESALQNPQDIIPLVQSGQVRLIASMTDQRIMGQENVPTAREQGYDVQVYSSLGLAAPKGLPEDVRKKLQDATMKVLRNPQYVDFMKTQHMYVNLVDGPAFHEKLRSGYTSMGAFIKEMNIPMLN; translated from the coding sequence ATGAGATTGAAAGCCATGGCCCGAGCGGTTGCGATGAGCCTGCTCTCTGGCGCCGCCCTGCAGGCGCACGCGCAGGCAGACTACCCCGTCCGCCCGATCGAGTTGAGCGTGCCATATGGCGCGGGTGGCGCGACGGACGTGATGGCGCGCAAGTTTGCGACCTTTCTGGAAAAGGAACTGGGCCAGACCATCGTGGTGTTGAACCGTCCTGGCGCCCAGGGCACGCTGCAGATGAATCAGCTGTCCAAGGCCAGGCCCGACGGGTACTCACTGGGCGTGGCCGGCTACAACGCGCTGACCTACACGGTGCAGCGCATGTCCAAGCCGCCATTCACGGTCGATGACTTCACCTATTTCGGCGAGATCGGCACGTTCTCGTACGGTCTGGTGGTTCCCAGCCAGTCCAGCATCAAGAACATGGACGATTACATCGCCGCCAGCAAGCAGCCTCAGGGCATTACCTACGGTGTCACGGGCGCGCCCAACAACATTCCGTATGCCACGCTGAAAAAGACCACCGGCGGCACGTTCGAGGAAGTGAACTACAAGTCCGGCCTGGAAGCCGCCACGGCCGCGGCGGGCAACCACGTGGAATCGGCGCTGCAGAATCCCCAGGACATCATTCCGCTGGTGCAGTCCGGCCAGGTTCGCCTGATTGCCTCCATGACCGACCAGCGCATCATGGGCCAGGAGAACGTGCCGACCGCGCGCGAGCAGGGCTATGACGTGCAGGTGTACAGCAGCCTGGGGCTGGCCGCGCCCAAGGGCCTGCCCGAAGACGTGCGCAAGAAGCTGCAGGACGCCACGATGAAGGTATTGCGCAACCCGCAGTACGTGGACTTCATGAAGACCCAGCACATGTACGTGAACCTGGTTGATGGCCCCGCCTTCCATGAAAAGCTGCGCAGCGGCTACACGAGCATGGGCGCGTTCATCAAGGAAATGAATATCCCGATGCTCAACTGA
- a CDS encoding SDR family NAD(P)-dependent oxidoreductase → MGQDKLNVALVTGAAGGIGAATARELHAAGFKLALWDVSDHFPVVPGSGEERVLTQVVDVTDVAQVDRALSDIRSKWGGVSVLINNAGISPKTPDGKGRGIMDVAPGEWQRVLDINLTSLLTLIQKTAPDMMAQGWGRIVNLSSQAARTRSTVPGVAYVCTKTAVLGLTRYAAEELGPYGITCNAVTPGRIASPMTATAGAEVTERLNSNTPLRRMGTPEEVAKAIAFFCASSGDFVSGAVLDVNGGLFMQ, encoded by the coding sequence ATGGGCCAGGATAAATTGAATGTGGCTCTGGTTACGGGCGCCGCCGGCGGGATAGGCGCGGCAACCGCCAGGGAATTGCACGCCGCGGGTTTCAAGCTTGCCCTTTGGGATGTGAGCGACCACTTTCCCGTGGTACCGGGCTCCGGGGAAGAGCGTGTTCTGACCCAGGTCGTGGATGTCACCGATGTGGCTCAGGTCGATCGGGCGCTCTCCGACATTCGCAGCAAATGGGGCGGCGTTTCGGTCCTTATCAATAACGCAGGAATATCTCCCAAGACCCCGGATGGCAAGGGCCGGGGCATCATGGATGTCGCCCCGGGAGAATGGCAACGGGTCCTGGACATCAACCTGACGTCCTTGCTGACCCTGATCCAGAAGACAGCGCCCGACATGATGGCGCAGGGCTGGGGCCGCATCGTCAACCTGTCTTCGCAGGCTGCCCGCACCCGCTCCACCGTGCCGGGTGTCGCCTATGTGTGCACGAAAACCGCCGTGCTGGGCCTGACGCGATACGCAGCCGAGGAACTCGGCCCCTACGGCATCACCTGCAATGCCGTGACGCCTGGACGCATTGCATCGCCCATGACCGCTACCGCGGGCGCGGAGGTCACCGAGCGGCTCAACAGCAACACGCCGCTGCGGCGCATGGGAACCCCCGAGGAAGTCGCCAAGGCCATCGCGTTCTTCTGCGCATCGTCCGGCGATTTCGTATCCGGAGCGGTGCTGGACGTCAACGGGGGCTTGTTCATGCAGTGA
- a CDS encoding SDR family oxidoreductase yields MSKVALVTGAASGIGFATGVELLKAGHIVYFTDRHPTALTKIGEPLRERARAVILDLKSAAQMQQVAGDILGRHGAIDILVNNAGISIKGVDGKPQGLLDATEEQFFEIMRVNSLALMQMTQLVLPGMIEKRWGRIVNVASLAGRSKSIVSGPLYMMSKSSVLGLTRATAAEMGPHGITCNAVAPGRVLSAMTENAAPGVNDGYAAQIPVRRIGDPIEVASGIAYLCSEHAGFTNGAVIDINGGFFMS; encoded by the coding sequence ATGAGTAAGGTCGCATTGGTTACGGGCGCAGCCAGTGGCATCGGATTCGCCACCGGCGTGGAACTGCTCAAGGCAGGGCATATCGTCTATTTCACGGACCGCCACCCCACGGCGCTCACGAAGATCGGCGAACCGCTGCGCGAGCGCGCCCGCGCTGTGATCCTGGATCTGAAAAGCGCCGCGCAGATGCAGCAGGTTGCGGGAGACATCCTGGGCAGGCACGGCGCCATCGATATTCTGGTCAACAACGCCGGTATCAGCATCAAGGGGGTGGACGGCAAGCCGCAAGGCTTGCTGGACGCCACGGAAGAGCAGTTCTTCGAGATCATGCGCGTCAACTCCCTGGCCTTGATGCAGATGACGCAGCTGGTGCTGCCCGGCATGATTGAAAAAAGGTGGGGCCGCATCGTGAACGTGGCATCGCTGGCGGGCCGCAGCAAGTCCATCGTTTCCGGCCCGCTGTACATGATGAGCAAATCATCGGTGCTGGGCCTGACCCGCGCCACGGCGGCGGAGATGGGCCCGCACGGCATCACCTGCAACGCGGTGGCGCCGGGCCGCGTGCTCTCCGCCATGACCGAAAACGCCGCGCCCGGCGTCAACGACGGCTATGCGGCGCAGATCCCCGTGCGCCGCATTGGCGATCCCATCGAAGTGGCCAGCGGCATCGCCTACCTGTGCAGCGAGCACGCCGGCTTCACCAACGGCGCTGTCATAGACATCAATGGCGGCTTCTTCATGAGCTGA
- a CDS encoding acetolactate synthase catalytic subunit has translation MTGPLTKTGFTKENTVAHVLANALKKHGITHFFGQSLPSMFVLAAEQIGIKQVSYRTENAGGYMADAYARMSNKPAIVTAQNGPAAALLVAPLAEAQKVSIPVIALIQDVNRDQHDKNAFQDLDHIAMLDSVCKWVRRIDQASRVEDYIDQAFVAATSGRPGPVALLLPADLLQEQAVTAAFKRTVSLGHFPLDRPVANPQAMEQAVALLAAAKRPVIVGGGGVHVSQAAQELVDFADAMSIPLATTNMGKGIIADSHELALGVIANCLGPNGSGRYLKPFVSEADVVLLVGNRTNQNGTDSWALYPKSATYIHLDIDPQEIGRNYEAQVRLVGDAKTTLQAMAQLARGASMGARQAARKDVVAGILRGRDRHQSEVAPLLQSNDAPIRPERIMAELDALLSADDTVVADASYSTLWVTNYLKVRKCGQRFLTPRGLAGLGWGMPMAMGARVANETGTTYCLVGDGGFGHVWSEMETAARMGIKVVTILINNSILGYQKHAECLKYGSHTTAVNFAPVDHSAVARAAGLNGVRVTDPAKIREALQQAAQSDKGTLIEVICTDQAYPPITFYSPEALV, from the coding sequence ATGACTGGTCCATTGACGAAAACGGGCTTCACCAAAGAAAACACGGTGGCGCACGTGCTTGCGAATGCGCTGAAAAAGCACGGAATCACGCACTTTTTCGGCCAGAGTTTGCCCAGCATGTTCGTGCTGGCCGCCGAGCAGATCGGCATCAAGCAGGTGTCCTACCGTACCGAGAATGCAGGCGGCTATATGGCCGATGCCTACGCCCGCATGAGCAACAAGCCCGCCATCGTGACCGCCCAGAACGGCCCCGCCGCCGCCTTGCTGGTGGCGCCCTTGGCCGAAGCGCAGAAGGTTTCCATCCCGGTGATTGCACTCATCCAGGACGTCAACCGCGACCAGCACGACAAGAATGCGTTCCAGGACCTGGACCACATCGCCATGCTGGACTCGGTGTGCAAATGGGTGCGCCGCATCGACCAGGCGTCGCGCGTTGAAGACTACATAGACCAGGCTTTCGTGGCAGCGACGTCGGGCCGCCCCGGCCCCGTGGCGCTGCTGCTGCCGGCCGACCTGCTGCAGGAGCAGGCGGTGACGGCAGCCTTCAAGCGCACGGTCTCGCTGGGACATTTCCCGCTGGACCGCCCCGTCGCCAACCCCCAGGCCATGGAGCAGGCCGTGGCGCTGCTTGCCGCCGCCAAACGCCCCGTGATCGTGGGCGGCGGAGGCGTGCATGTGTCGCAAGCAGCACAGGAACTCGTCGACTTTGCCGATGCAATGAGCATCCCTTTGGCCACCACCAACATGGGCAAGGGCATCATCGCCGACAGCCACGAACTGGCGCTGGGCGTGATCGCCAACTGCCTGGGCCCCAATGGCTCCGGCCGCTACCTCAAGCCCTTCGTCAGCGAAGCCGACGTGGTGCTGCTGGTGGGCAACCGGACCAACCAGAACGGCACCGACAGCTGGGCCCTGTACCCCAAGAGCGCCACCTACATCCATCTGGACATAGACCCGCAGGAAATCGGCCGCAACTACGAGGCACAAGTCCGCCTGGTGGGCGATGCCAAGACGACGCTGCAAGCCATGGCGCAACTGGCCAGGGGCGCATCCATGGGTGCCCGCCAGGCCGCGCGCAAGGACGTGGTGGCCGGCATCTTGCGGGGCCGCGACCGGCACCAGAGCGAAGTGGCCCCCCTGCTGCAAAGCAACGATGCGCCCATTCGCCCGGAGCGCATCATGGCCGAGCTGGACGCCTTGCTGAGCGCCGATGACACGGTGGTAGCGGACGCCAGCTACTCCACGCTGTGGGTGACCAACTATCTGAAGGTGCGCAAGTGCGGCCAGCGCTTCCTCACCCCCCGCGGCCTGGCGGGCCTGGGCTGGGGCATGCCCATGGCCATGGGCGCGCGCGTGGCCAACGAAACCGGCACCACATACTGCCTGGTTGGCGACGGCGGCTTCGGGCACGTGTGGTCAGAGATGGAGACCGCCGCGCGCATGGGGATCAAGGTCGTCACCATCCTCATCAACAACAGCATCCTGGGCTACCAGAAGCACGCCGAATGCCTGAAGTACGGCTCCCACACCACGGCGGTCAACTTCGCTCCGGTGGACCATTCCGCCGTGGCCCGCGCCGCTGGCCTGAACGGAGTCCGCGTGACCGATCCCGCCAAGATCCGCGAAGCCTTGCAGCAGGCCGCGCAAAGCGACAAGGGCACCTTGATCGAAGTGATCTGCACCGACCAGGCCTATCCCCCGATCACCTTCTACAGCCCCGAAGCCCTGGTTTGA
- a CDS encoding Bug family tripartite tricarboxylate transporter substrate binding protein, whose translation MTTREIRRDGMAWIVARAAGAAVLASAACWGAGARAADKYPDRPITLVVPFSAGGDADLAARNLAASMRDTLGATLVVANRAGANGAIGSKFVRDAAPDGYTLLLGRVGSQAILPALQADLTYKWDDFTFIGVLELNPLVCVVNSKSPYRNLDDLIAAIKTNPGTLNYSTSGPATVLNLASQALLKSAHLARTAAVPVAYKGGNEATTAVLSGEVDFTCNNLTSLLGHVRGGKLRALVTTSSERLKDLPDVPAASELGHSKLEAVSGWSALLGPPGMDKTLVEKWAGLLRQVDRNTQWRTAVETLGSVPRIVEPAATADFVKDQVGFYGDLGRSLDIQIK comes from the coding sequence ATGACGACAAGAGAGATTCGACGGGATGGCATGGCATGGATCGTGGCGCGCGCAGCGGGCGCCGCAGTCCTGGCGTCCGCCGCCTGTTGGGGGGCCGGCGCGCGTGCCGCCGACAAGTATCCGGACCGCCCGATTACGCTGGTCGTGCCATTCAGCGCGGGCGGGGACGCTGACCTGGCCGCAAGAAATCTGGCCGCCAGCATGCGCGACACATTGGGGGCGACGCTGGTGGTGGCGAACAGGGCCGGCGCAAACGGCGCAATCGGTTCGAAATTCGTGCGCGATGCCGCGCCCGACGGCTATACCCTGCTGCTGGGCCGGGTGGGTTCGCAGGCGATCCTGCCTGCGCTGCAGGCGGATCTCACTTACAAGTGGGACGACTTCACGTTCATCGGCGTACTTGAACTGAACCCCTTGGTGTGCGTGGTCAACTCAAAATCGCCATACCGCAACCTTGACGACCTGATCGCCGCCATCAAGACCAATCCCGGCACGCTCAACTACAGCACCTCGGGGCCGGCCACCGTGCTGAACCTGGCGAGCCAGGCCCTGTTGAAATCCGCCCATCTGGCCAGGACAGCCGCAGTTCCCGTCGCCTACAAGGGGGGAAACGAGGCGACCACCGCCGTGCTGTCGGGCGAGGTGGACTTCACCTGCAACAACCTGACGTCCTTGCTGGGCCATGTCAGGGGCGGCAAGCTGCGCGCCCTGGTGACCACCTCCTCCGAACGCTTGAAAGACCTGCCGGATGTGCCTGCCGCAAGCGAACTCGGTCATTCGAAGCTGGAGGCGGTCAGCGGCTGGAGCGCGCTGCTCGGCCCGCCGGGCATGGACAAGACCCTGGTGGAAAAATGGGCCGGCCTCCTGCGCCAGGTGGATCGGAACACGCAGTGGCGCACTGCCGTCGAAACGCTGGGCTCCGTGCCCCGCATCGTGGAGCCCGCGGCCACCGCCGACTTCGTGAAAGACCAGGTCGGGTTTTACGGAGACCTGGGACGGTCCTTGGATATCCAGATCAAATAG